A window of the Diospyros lotus cultivar Yz01 unplaced genomic scaffold, ASM1463336v1 superscaf1, whole genome shotgun sequence genome harbors these coding sequences:
- the LOC127793107 gene encoding protein ENHANCER OF LHP1 1: MKVRSVKLREAHKNGNGVGSFCSILWDLQALHIVTSSSSDSSICIHDTLLLSAPPRMLRQHRDGVTTLALSPNSTCLASGSADHSVKLYRFPGGEFQTNITRFTLPIRVLAFNRSGSMLAAAGDDEGIKLINTIDGSIARVLKGHKGSITGLAFDPKSEYLASVDSVGTVIYWELQSGRELHTLKKVAPDTGLDFSIMNVLCWSPDGETLAVPGLRNDVVMYDRDTAEKLFTLRGDHVQRICFLSWSPNGKYMATSGLDRQVLIWDVGQKLDIDRQKFDDVICCMAWKPTGNALAVIDAMGKYGIWESAVPSFMQSPTEAIPSLQSKNSNGLLLFDEDEEEEEEENNMSGSLGDLGEDSLGESEPPSRKRLRKQSVYDDGIDEVISNGLSSIPEDEPRKKSSHSKKEKLEKGKDIERNTILSASSKIQEAFQPGCTPVQPGKRRFLCYNMLGSITTMEHDGYSHIEIDFHDTSRGTRVPSMTDYFGFTMAALNENGSVFANPCKGEKPMSTLMYRPFSSWANNSEWSMRFEGEEVKVVALGTDWVAAVTSLNYLRIFSEGGLQKNVLSLDGPVVTASGFRDQLAVVFHASPSLPSNDQVLEFRVFNICNGTQPLKGRLPLTPGSYLTWLGFSEEGQICSFDSKGVLRVFTDQYGGNWLPLFSSGKVKKPEENYWIVGLNESKLFCVVCRSPDSFPQVIPKPILTLLDFSFPLASSDLGADKLENEFILNNLHLSQINKRIEEMAANGQDTNSLDDEAFNMETALDRCILKLIASCCNGDKLVRATELVKLLSLEKSVKGAIKLVTAFKLPNLAERFSTILEERLLNETAAATSLPVTDLSTITSVKADVINSKPPAERSKISEPSMPLATQKLSSPPITKKGITEAARTGNTSIEQKQSAKIENVGEIKNGEMKGGEVNQAQLRPSNPFAKPSNNQEKSSLFDSLKKMKNDGTGKK; this comes from the exons ATGAAAGTCCGGTCAGTGAAGCTCCGAGAAGCGCACAAGAACGGTAACGGTGTCGGCTCGTTCTGTTCGATCCTGTGGGATCTCCAGGCCCTGCACATCGTCACTTCGTCTTCTTCGGATTCCTCGATCTGCATTCATGATACGCTTCTGCTTTCTGCTCCACCGAGGATGCTCCGGCAACATCGGGACGGGGTCACCACTTTGGCTCTCAGCCCCAATTCGACGTGCCTCGCTTCCGGATCTGCCGATCATTCCGTCAAGCTCTATAGATTCCCAG GTGGAGAGTTCCAGACCAACATCACAAGATTTACATTACCAATTCGCGTTCTTGCTTTTAATAGATCGGGTAGCATGTTGGCAGCGGCTGGTGATGACGAGGGCATTAAACTTATCAACACAATCGATGGTTCAATTGCAAGAGTTCTAAAAGGACACAAAGGGTCCATCACAGGTTTAGCTTTTGATCCTAAAAGCGAGTACTTGGCTTCAGTTGATTCAGTTGGGACTGTCATATATTGGGAACTCCAATCAGGTAGAGAATTGCATACTCTTAAAAAAGTTGCTCCTGACACTGGATTGGATTTTTCTATCATGAATGTGCTTTGTTGGAGTCCTGATGGGGAGACCTTAGCTGTCCCTGGTTTGAGAAATGATGTTGTCATGTATGATAGAGACACTGCTGAAAAGTTGTTCACCTTGAGAGGCGATCATGTCCAACGAATTTGTTTCTTGTCTTGGTCACCTAATGGGAAATATATGGCCACTTCTGGTTTAGACAGACAAGTATTGATATGGGATGTGGGTCAAAAGCTAGATATTGACAGGCAGAAATTTGATGATGTGATATGCTGTATGGCATGGAAGCCGACTGGAAATGCATTAGCTGTTATTGATGCTATGGGAAAGTATGGTATTTGGGAATCAGCTGTTCCATCATTCATGCAGTCTCCTACAGAAGCTATTCCTAGTTTACAATCAAAGAATAGCAATGGACTGCTATTGTTTGATGAAgacgaagaggaagaagaagaagagaataatatGTCTGGTAGTTTAGGTGATCTTGGTGAGGATAGTCTTGGTGAATCTGAACCACCCAGCAGGAAAAGATTGCGAAAGCAATCTGTATACGATGATGGTATTGATGAAGTGATTAGTAATGGATTAAGCTCAATTCCAGAGGATGAGCCCCGCAAAAAATCTTCTCATAGTAAGAAGGAAAAGCTGGAAAAGGGAAAGGATATAGAGAGGAACACAATTTTGTCAGCTAGCTCAAAAATTCAAGAGGCCTTTCAACCAGGTTGTACTCCAGTGCAGCCTGGAAAAAGACGTTTTCTCTGTTACAACATGCTTGGAAGTATAACCACAATGGAGCATGATGGATATTCCCATATAGAG ATAGATTTTCATGACACTAGCAGAGGCACCCGAGTTCCATCAATGACTGACTACTTCGGTTTTACAATGGCTGCattaaatgaaaatggaagTGTATTTGCAAATCCCTGCAAGGGTGAAAAGCCCATGAGTACTCTCATGTATCGTCCTTTCAGCAGCTGGGCAAATAACAGCGAG TGGTCTATGAGATTTGAAGGAGAAGAAGTTAAGGTTGTGGCACTTGGCACAGATTGGGTGGCTGCTGTTACAAGTCTTAATTATCTCCGTATCTTTAGCGAAGGTGGATTGCAG AAAAATGTTCTCTCTCTTGATGGGCCAGTGGTGACTGCATCGGGCTTCAGGGATCAACTTGCAGTTGTCTTTCatgcttctccttctcttccatCAAATGATCAg GTGCTGGAATTTAGAGTGTTCAATATTTGTAATGGGACCCAACCACTTAAAGGACGGCTTCCACTCACTCCCGGTTCATATCTAACTTGGCTTGGTTTCAGCGAAGAAGGCCAAATATGTTCTTTTGATTCTAAG GGGGTGCTTAGAGTTTTTACAGATCAATATGGAGGCAACTGGCTGCCGCTCTTTAG TTCTGGGAAAGTAAAGAAACCGGAGGAAAATTATTGGATTGTTGGACTGAATGAAAGCAAGTTGTTTTGTGTTGTTTGCAGATCTCCTGATTCATTCCCTCAG GTCATTCCCAAACCCATTCTCACTctacttgatttctcattccCTCTTGCATCCTCTGACCTGGGAGCAGATAAACTTGAGAATGAGTTTATATTGAATAACCTGCAtctctcacag ATCAACAAAAGAATTGAAGAAATGGCAGCCAATGGTCAGGACACTAATTCACTTGACGATGAGGCTTTCAACATGGAAACTGCGCTTGATAGATGCATCTTGAAGCTAATTGCATCATGCTGCAATG GTGATAAGCTTGTGAGAGCTACCGAACTTGTGAAACTTCTGTCACTTGAAAAATCGGTTAAAGGTGCTATAAAGCTTGTAACGGCTTTTAAGCTTCCAAACTTAGCAGAGCGTTTCAGTACCATACTGGAG GAAAGGTTGCTAAATGAAACTGCAGCAGCTACCTCCCTTCCTGTCACAGACCTGAGTACTATCACTTCCGTAAAAGCAGATGTGATCAACAGCAAACCCCCAGCTGAAAGAAGCAAAATTTCAGAACCTTCCATGCCATTGGCAACACAAAAGTTGTCTTCCCCACCCATTACAAAGAAAGGGATAACAGAAGCAGCCAGGACCGGAAACACGAGTATAGAGCAGAAGCAAAGTGCAAAGATAGAAAATGTGGGTGAGATAAAGAATGGAGAAATGAAGGGGGGTGAGGTAAATCAGGCACAATTGCGCCCATCTAATCCTTTCGCAAAGCCTTCAAATAATCAAGAAAAGTCTTCTTTATTTGATTCTCttaagaagatgaagaatgaCGGCACAGGTAAAAAATGA
- the LOC127793031 gene encoding E3 ubiquitin-protein ligase CIP8 has protein sequence MAEVSVSAIHLHDDNDDHHHQDDFIVTLDSFPYWSPDFDSFDVFASDPDFPPSDLALTLAPQLSTARSLDDVVSEPDSMATVDLLDRENQVSFVMDLFHQRVEQSAGFLSQEPNLDSSFRVLEGNDEMASAHLELDLGLGLGFCMDEHGLGDDDNSSFMVADRGDEFFTSRRGSVSETGESSTASIADRLAVDLRVLDNELGSNEDENEILGIDLNSEEDCGLDNTGDDDRSLRLCLDSFHLEDQGDLDEDFEWEEVDGRVDEREVLSMFFDTDVDEDLDVSVSVIPPQDRVDAERVSGMRNLDWEVLLNVHNLEGNVDFNLANEDGYNYTAEYEMLIGHFAENDNATVGRPPASKSVVKNLQLVALTQEDVDKDNAICAVCKDEMTTGQQAMQLPCTHRYHGDCIIPWLGIRNTCPVCRYELPTDDLDYEQRRSQRAGRAQ, from the coding sequence ATGGCGGAGGTTTCAGTTTCGGCCATTCACCTCCACGACGACAACGACGACCACCACCACCAAGACGACTTCATCGTCACCCTCGACTCCTTCCCCTACTGGTCTCCCGACTTCGACTCCTTCGACGTCTTCGCCTCCGACCCGGACTTCCCACCCTCCGATCTCGCACTCACGCTCGCCCCTCAACTCTCCACTGCTAGATCCCTCGATGACGTCGTCTCCGAGCCCGATTCGATGGCTACCGTTGATCTCCTCGACCGCGAGAACCAGGTGAGCTTCGTTATGGACTTGTTCCATCAGCGCGTCGAGCAATCGGCGGGATTCCTGTCTCAGGAGCCTAATTTAGATTCGAGTTTTCGGGTCCTTGAAGGAAACGACGAGATGGCTTCCGCTCATTTAGAGCTAgatctagggttagggttagggttttgtaTGGACGAGCATGGTCTGGGTGATGATGACAATAGCAGCTTTATGGTTGCGGACCGCGGGGACGAGTTCTTTACGTCGAGGAGGGGCTCTGTATCCGAGACTGGTGAGTCGTCCACCGCATCCATCGCCGATCGATTGGCGGTCGATTTGAGGGTGTTGGACAACGAACTGGGTTCCAACGAGGATGAGAACGAAATTTTGGGGATTGATTTGAATTCAGAGGAGGATTGTGGCCTGGATAATACTGGTGATGACGATAGGAGCCTTCGGCTTTGTTTGGACTCGTTCCATTTGGAGGACCAGGGGGACTTGGATGAAGATTTCGAGTGGGAGGAAGTGGATGGTAGGGTAGATGAGAGGGAAGTATTGAGCATGTTTTTTGATACTGATGTGGATGAGGACTTGGATGTATCAGTTTCGGTAATTCCACCCCAGGACCGAGTAGATGCGGAGAGGGTGAGCGGAATGAGAAATTTGGACTGGGAAGTATTATTGAATGTTCACAATTTAGAGGGGAACGTAGATTTTAATTTAGCCAATGAAGATGGCTACAATTACACGGCTGAATACGAAATGTTGATTGGGCATTTTGCAGAGAATGACAATGCCACGGTGGGAAGGCCACCTGCTTCAAAAAGTGTTGTTAAAAATCTCCAATTGGTTGCTCTAACTCAGGAAGATGTGGACAAAGACAATGCAATTTGTGCAGTTTGTAAGGATGAGATGACTACTGGTCAACAAGCAATGCAACTACCTTGTACGCACCGATACCATGGGGATTGTATCATTCCATGGTTAGGTATCCGGAATACCTGTCCTGTCTGTCGTTATGAATTGCCCACTGATGATCTTGACTATGAGCAAAGGAGGTCCCAAAGAGCTGGTCGTGCACAGTAA